The Syntrophorhabdaceae bacterium genome contains a region encoding:
- a CDS encoding hybrid sensor histidine kinase/response regulator has translation MTTEKAGQQQSILIVDDNPVNVQLLTGMLKKGGFKARAALSGKLAIQAVQNNPPDLVLLDINMPEMSGYEVCERLKADSALREIPIIFISALNETVDKIKAFQTGGVDYITKPFQFEEVEARVKTHLELRARGRELERSYEQLREAERLRDNLVHMLAHDLRNSLTAVSGYLGLIEMTGKKTLSQKTLGYVRKGAQSLATTVSMISTMLDVSRMEAGVLKLMPIRFDVAALIKAVLSDMEALQGQGELQFDPPSGDYYASADRELIRRVLQNLVDNALKAIPAGGAVRVNVEQEDGCVRMTVQDNGPGIRKEDQERIFEKFGQADLGFGKGKYSTGLGLAFCKLAVETHGGRIGVESEEGKGSTFWFDLPVA, from the coding sequence ATGACGACTGAAAAGGCAGGGCAGCAACAAAGTATTCTTATTGTAGACGATAACCCCGTGAACGTGCAGCTTTTGACGGGAATGCTTAAAAAAGGGGGATTCAAGGCGAGAGCCGCCCTCAGTGGAAAACTGGCCATTCAGGCAGTGCAGAACAATCCACCGGACCTCGTCCTCCTGGATATAAACATGCCGGAGATGAGCGGTTACGAGGTGTGCGAGCGGCTGAAGGCCGACAGCGCCTTGAGAGAGATTCCTATAATCTTTATAAGCGCCCTCAACGAAACTGTAGACAAGATCAAGGCCTTTCAGACAGGCGGCGTCGATTATATCACGAAGCCTTTCCAGTTCGAGGAGGTGGAGGCCCGTGTGAAAACTCACCTCGAGCTTCGCGCCCGGGGGCGGGAGCTGGAGCGCAGTTACGAACAGCTCCGTGAAGCGGAGAGACTGCGGGATAACCTCGTCCACATGCTCGCCCACGACTTAAGGAACTCCCTTACCGCCGTCTCCGGATATCTTGGCCTCATCGAGATGACTGGGAAGAAGACTCTTTCGCAGAAAACCCTGGGATATGTGCGCAAAGGCGCCCAGTCCCTGGCCACCACGGTCTCCATGATCTCGACCATGCTCGACGTGAGCAGGATGGAGGCGGGGGTCCTGAAGCTCATGCCTATCAGGTTCGATGTCGCGGCGCTCATAAAGGCGGTATTATCGGATATGGAGGCCCTTCAGGGGCAGGGGGAGCTGCAATTCGACCCGCCTTCCGGCGATTATTATGCAAGCGCGGACCGGGAGCTGATAAGAAGAGTATTGCAAAACTTGGTGGATAACGCGCTGAAAGCGATTCCGGCCGGTGGTGCGGTCCGTGTCAATGTGGAGCAGGAGGACGGCTGCGTTCGCATGACCGTGCAGGACAATGGACCGGGAATAAGGAAGGAGGATCAGGAAAGGATCTTCGAGAAATTCGGCCAGGCGGACCTGGGCTTCGGCAAAGGCAAATATTCCACCGGCCTGGGCCTGGCCTTCTGCAAACTGGCTGTGGAGACACATGGGGGCAGGATAGGAGTAGAAAGCGAGGAAGGCAAGGGGAGCACCTTCTGGTTCGATCTGCCTGTGGCATAA
- a CDS encoding ATP-dependent helicase — MPEDLKSQLNPSQFEAVTATEGPVLVIAGAGSGKTRVIEYRCLHLVQNGVEPESILLLTFTRRSAHEMIERASRNDPRCSRIEGGTFHSFASKVLRRYCRGLGISSSFTIYDEGDAEEAIRRCCNKMGFDGDKEFPKKNELKNVFSLCVNKGMEVDDAVGKSFRDYDDRVDEIRSVQKEYTDYKLRSNCVDYDDLLVYLKVVLEIDEVREKLSEQYRYLMVDEYQDTNGVQADIVRLLAKKFGNVMVVGDDGQSIYGFRGANHRNILDFPDNFTGCRVVKLEANYRSTQSILDMGNAVLGTMTRKFEKKLLSATGYTGEKPMLRRFEDPYDEAAWVVRKVQSLKAEGIDMREAAVLFRTAFASMQLQAELVKWGVRFKLFGGRKFYETAHVRDVISFLRLVANPTDELAWHRVLLLLPGIGVKTVERLLGLIAHYAAMGEIVEKVFAPFASGRTQSEVFARLRDLLLSISRPSLSPGALLDTVIAYYDPILTAKYKKEPGKVKELVMLQGMARRYGSLRDFLADVAVDPDKDAKDGDLEYLTLSTVHSAKGLEWGRVFLISLMDGVFPSARAFFDGDGNEIEEEKRLFYVAVTRAKDELYLSYCAKDGVGEKGVKPSRFLNAPDVKKTFEERAVGSTKKAVGRNSRRSTRRGR; from the coding sequence TTGCCCGAAGATCTTAAGAGTCAGCTTAACCCGTCTCAATTCGAGGCGGTAACCGCCACTGAAGGACCGGTGCTCGTGATTGCGGGGGCGGGGAGCGGCAAGACCCGGGTGATCGAATACCGCTGCCTCCACCTCGTGCAAAACGGTGTCGAGCCTGAATCGATCCTGCTCCTTACCTTTACTCGCCGGAGCGCCCATGAGATGATCGAGAGGGCTTCGCGCAATGACCCGCGCTGCTCCCGCATCGAGGGGGGCACCTTTCATTCCTTTGCTTCCAAGGTGCTGCGCCGCTACTGCCGGGGCCTCGGGATATCGTCCAGTTTTACCATCTATGACGAAGGTGATGCGGAGGAGGCGATCAGGCGGTGCTGCAACAAGATGGGCTTTGACGGGGACAAGGAATTTCCGAAAAAGAACGAGCTCAAGAACGTCTTCAGCCTTTGCGTCAATAAGGGCATGGAGGTGGACGATGCGGTGGGCAAGTCCTTTCGCGATTATGACGACCGTGTGGACGAGATCCGCTCGGTGCAGAAGGAATATACGGACTATAAGCTTCGCAGCAACTGCGTCGACTATGACGACCTTCTCGTCTATCTCAAGGTGGTCCTGGAGATAGACGAGGTGCGGGAGAAGCTCTCCGAGCAATACCGCTACCTCATGGTGGATGAATACCAGGATACCAACGGGGTCCAGGCCGACATCGTGCGCCTCCTCGCGAAGAAATTTGGAAACGTGATGGTGGTGGGGGACGACGGGCAGTCCATCTACGGCTTCAGGGGCGCCAACCACCGTAATATTCTCGATTTTCCCGATAACTTTACGGGCTGCAGGGTCGTGAAGCTCGAGGCGAACTACCGCAGCACCCAATCGATCCTCGATATGGGCAACGCGGTACTCGGCACCATGACCCGAAAGTTCGAGAAGAAACTCCTGTCCGCGACCGGCTATACCGGCGAAAAGCCGATGCTTCGCCGCTTCGAAGACCCCTACGATGAGGCCGCATGGGTGGTTCGGAAGGTCCAGAGCCTGAAGGCCGAGGGCATCGATATGAGGGAGGCGGCGGTCCTCTTCAGAACCGCCTTCGCTTCGATGCAGCTTCAAGCCGAGCTGGTGAAATGGGGGGTGCGATTCAAGCTCTTCGGCGGCAGGAAATTTTATGAGACGGCCCACGTGAGAGATGTGATCTCCTTTCTCAGGCTGGTGGCGAATCCCACGGACGAGCTCGCGTGGCACCGGGTCCTGCTCCTTTTGCCCGGCATCGGCGTCAAGACCGTGGAGAGGCTCCTCGGCCTGATCGCCCATTACGCCGCCATGGGCGAGATCGTGGAAAAGGTATTCGCGCCTTTTGCCTCCGGCCGCACCCAATCGGAGGTCTTCGCGCGCTTACGTGACCTCCTCCTGTCCATTTCCCGCCCCTCCCTCTCTCCCGGGGCCCTTCTCGACACAGTGATCGCGTACTACGATCCGATTTTGACCGCAAAATATAAGAAGGAGCCGGGGAAGGTGAAGGAGCTTGTGATGCTTCAGGGCATGGCCCGGCGGTACGGGTCGCTCAGGGATTTTCTCGCGGACGTGGCAGTTGATCCCGATAAAGACGCGAAAGACGGGGACCTCGAATATCTCACCCTTTCCACGGTCCATTCGGCAAAGGGCCTTGAATGGGGCAGGGTGTTCCTCATCAGCCTCATGGATGGCGTCTTCCCTTCTGCGAGGGCTTTTTTCGACGGAGACGGCAACGAGATCGAAGAGGAGAAGAGGCTTTTTTACGTGGCCGTCACAAGGGCAAAGGACGAGCTTTACCTCAGCTACTGCGCAAAAGACGGAGTCGGCGAGAAAGGCGTCAAGCCGTCACGGTTCCTCAATGCGCCGGACGTGAAAAAGACCTTTGAGGAGCGGGCGGTCGGCTCCACGAAAAAGGCAGTGGGCCGTAATTCGCGGCGGTCGACGCGCAGGGGCAGGTAA
- a CDS encoding PAS domain S-box protein — MKPPGDIEQGAPLTEEQKALYAEQVTQLYGNSYVGLCASAINSVVLVIIQRNVTSPTVLIAWVAVLAGISLLRFRDVHIFFRRSPEISEAGYWGTRFIAGLTLSGMAWGSSAVFLFPIESLAHQTFLAFVTGGMVAGAAAAFSSIVIAFLAYSVPALTPIIIRFVLLGDELHLAMGGMALLFGLMMFLTAKQIYAVRIASVKLRFENTGLVTHLAERRRMEAALQESEQRYRTLFEKSLDAVILADPSGKDTILSANPAACRMFGRTEEEMIGLSQDEILASPTPEPAAMLRERETGRYSRELMYRRADGTIFPGEVSTSLFTDSNGSLRSVAIVRDITERKRAEDMLQKAHDELDLRVQKRTADLSEAVDALHEEIDRRRKIEEDLARQAELLNLTHDAIIAHDLDNRIFFWNRGAEERYGWTSAEVKGKVTDSLLQTVFTQPREEIDKELLLHGRWEGEVVHTTREGRKIIVASRRALRRDNQGKPIALLEINSDITDRKRIEEQLRQSQKMEAVGTLAGGIAHDFNNILAAILGFGEMVEEDLPPGSPSLSHMHRVISAALRGRDLVQQILAFSRKAKVARTPVSLSALVKETVQLLRASIPATIDIRLNLKASRDMVVASPTELQQIVMNLATNASFAMRGKGGILGIGTTDIDFGPDSPVPDEDLEPGEYVQLIVSDTGRGIEPQVIQRVFEPFFTTKKTGEGTGMGLAVVYGIVQSLDGTITVESEPGEGSTFRVCLPAARTGEPVEEAERGPIPRGSERILFVDDEEALTEWGQTTLERLGYIVTALTDSMEALTLFSDDPSRFDAVILDQTMPALTGLNLALNLLEIRPDIPIILCTGHSASVSPKIAKEAGIKGFLMKPLSKQELAVAIRRVLDTKSEA, encoded by the coding sequence ATGAAACCTCCGGGAGATATTGAACAAGGGGCCCCTTTAACGGAAGAGCAAAAGGCGCTTTACGCGGAGCAAGTCACGCAATTATACGGTAATTCCTATGTGGGTCTGTGTGCATCGGCAATCAATTCTGTCGTTCTCGTTATCATCCAAAGAAATGTCACTTCACCCACTGTCCTGATCGCATGGGTTGCGGTGCTGGCGGGGATAAGCCTTTTGCGATTCCGTGATGTCCATATATTTTTCAGGAGATCGCCGGAGATATCAGAGGCCGGCTATTGGGGCACGCGGTTCATCGCAGGTTTAACGTTGTCAGGTATGGCATGGGGCTCCTCAGCCGTCTTCCTCTTTCCAATCGAATCACTTGCCCATCAGACCTTCCTTGCTTTTGTGACCGGTGGCATGGTGGCTGGTGCTGCTGCGGCATTCTCCAGTATAGTCATAGCCTTTCTCGCCTATAGTGTGCCTGCCCTGACTCCAATCATCATCCGCTTTGTACTGCTTGGCGACGAGTTACATCTGGCCATGGGAGGGATGGCCCTTCTCTTCGGGCTGATGATGTTCCTCACCGCGAAACAAATTTATGCCGTGAGAATTGCGTCCGTGAAGCTGCGATTCGAAAACACCGGTCTGGTGACTCATCTTGCGGAACGCAGGCGGATGGAGGCGGCACTGCAGGAAAGCGAGCAGCGCTATCGCACACTCTTCGAAAAGAGCCTCGATGCAGTCATTCTCGCTGACCCCTCCGGAAAAGATACTATTCTCTCAGCCAACCCTGCTGCCTGCCGCATGTTTGGGCGAACCGAAGAGGAGATGATCGGTCTGTCACAGGATGAAATATTAGCCTCCCCCACGCCCGAACCGGCCGCTATGCTCAGGGAACGGGAGACAGGCCGGTACAGCAGAGAGTTAATGTACAGACGAGCGGATGGCACGATCTTTCCCGGTGAAGTCTCCACGAGTCTCTTCACCGACAGTAACGGGAGTTTAAGATCCGTCGCAATCGTGCGTGACATCACGGAGCGTAAGCGCGCCGAGGATATGCTTCAAAAAGCCCATGATGAGCTTGATCTTCGCGTGCAGAAAAGGACGGCCGACCTGAGCGAGGCAGTCGATGCACTCCATGAAGAAATCGATCGGCGCCGAAAGATCGAAGAGGACTTAGCGAGGCAGGCGGAGTTACTGAATCTCACCCACGATGCCATTATCGCCCATGACCTCGACAATAGAATCTTCTTCTGGAATAGGGGCGCGGAGGAGCGGTACGGCTGGACGAGCGCTGAGGTGAAGGGAAAAGTGACTGATAGCCTCCTTCAGACCGTATTTACCCAGCCGCGGGAGGAAATAGACAAGGAACTCCTCCTCCACGGCCGATGGGAAGGGGAGGTCGTACACACGACCCGGGAAGGCAGGAAAATTATCGTGGCGAGCAGGCGGGCATTACGGCGGGACAATCAGGGGAAGCCAATCGCTTTGCTTGAGATCAACAGTGACATCACGGATAGGAAACGCATTGAGGAGCAGCTCCGGCAGTCACAGAAGATGGAGGCGGTAGGAACCCTTGCCGGCGGCATCGCCCACGATTTCAATAATATCCTTGCCGCCATCCTCGGGTTTGGGGAAATGGTCGAAGAAGATCTCCCTCCGGGTAGCCCGAGCCTCTCCCATATGCACAGGGTAATCAGTGCGGCTCTCCGGGGACGGGACCTGGTGCAGCAGATTCTCGCCTTTTCCCGGAAGGCCAAAGTAGCAAGAACACCGGTATCACTATCTGCGCTGGTCAAGGAGACGGTCCAGCTCCTGCGGGCCTCGATCCCCGCCACGATCGATATCAGGCTCAATTTGAAGGCTTCCAGAGACATGGTCGTTGCCTCTCCCACTGAACTCCAGCAGATCGTCATGAACCTCGCCACCAATGCGTCCTTTGCCATGAGGGGGAAAGGCGGAATCCTGGGTATAGGCACTACCGATATCGATTTTGGACCCGATTCTCCGGTTCCGGATGAGGATTTAGAACCGGGCGAGTATGTCCAGCTCATAGTGTCGGATACCGGACGCGGCATAGAACCCCAAGTTATACAACGGGTTTTCGAACCCTTCTTTACCACGAAGAAGACCGGCGAGGGGACCGGTATGGGCCTGGCGGTCGTCTACGGAATAGTGCAAAGCCTCGACGGCACTATCACTGTTGAAAGCGAGCCGGGAGAGGGCTCCACGTTCCGAGTATGTCTTCCTGCAGCACGGACCGGCGAGCCGGTGGAAGAGGCTGAAAGAGGGCCAATTCCCAGGGGTTCTGAGCGCATCCTCTTTGTCGACGACGAGGAGGCCCTGACGGAATGGGGGCAGACCACACTGGAACGTCTCGGATACATAGTGACAGCCCTGACTGACAGCATGGAGGCGCTTACGCTTTTTTCCGATGATCCATCCCGTTTTGACGCGGTGATCCTCGACCAGACTATGCCGGCGCTCACCGGCCTCAATCTGGCCCTGAACCTTCTGGAGATAAGGCCCGACATCCCCATCATCCTTTGCACGGGACACAGCGCCAGCGTGTCTCCGAAAATAGCAAAAGAAGCCGGAATCAAGGGATTCCTCATGAAACCCCTCAGCAAACAGGAACTTGCAGTTGCGATCAGACGAGTACTCGATACAAAGTCCGAAGCTTAG
- a CDS encoding 3-oxoacyl-ACP reductase family protein, with protein sequence MKLEGKNAVVTGGGRGVGRAISLEFAKEGANVVVNYAGNQKAADEVVKMIQDMGRKAVAVKGDVGQEEDAKKVIDACAENFGTIHILVNNAGISKPGMLHKLSVPTWDEVVNVQMRGPWLTTKAASKYFMEQKYGRIINVTSVAGVAGTIGQINYAAAKGGVISLTKSVARELAKFNVTANVISLGIVTTEMTHTISTDEKLKEIYVRRILLGRYAEPEDVSPAFVFFASDDSRYITGQLLAVDGGYGMT encoded by the coding sequence ATGAAGCTAGAGGGCAAGAACGCCGTTGTCACTGGTGGTGGAAGGGGGGTAGGAAGAGCTATCAGCCTTGAGTTTGCCAAAGAAGGCGCAAATGTCGTGGTGAATTACGCAGGAAACCAGAAGGCAGCCGACGAAGTTGTGAAAATGATCCAGGATATGGGCAGGAAGGCAGTTGCAGTAAAGGGGGATGTGGGGCAGGAAGAGGATGCGAAGAAGGTAATTGACGCGTGTGCGGAGAATTTCGGGACCATCCACATTCTCGTAAACAACGCGGGCATTTCCAAGCCGGGCATGCTTCACAAGCTGTCGGTGCCCACCTGGGATGAGGTGGTAAACGTGCAGATGAGGGGCCCCTGGCTCACCACCAAAGCAGCATCGAAATATTTCATGGAACAGAAATACGGCAGGATCATCAATGTCACCTCGGTCGCCGGGGTGGCGGGCACCATCGGTCAGATCAACTACGCGGCCGCAAAGGGCGGGGTGATCTCCCTGACCAAGTCGGTGGCAAGAGAGCTGGCAAAGTTCAACGTCACGGCGAATGTCATTTCATTGGGCATCGTGACCACGGAGATGACCCATACGATCTCGACTGATGAAAAGCTCAAGGAGATCTACGTGCGAAGAATACTCCTTGGCCGATATGCGGAACCGGAAGATGTGTCACCAGCCTTTGTGTTTTTTGCCTCTGATGACTCACGATACATTACGGGTCAACTTCTGGCCGTGGATGGCGGTTACGGAATGACGTAA
- a CDS encoding PAS domain S-box protein, with product MARRLITHFGVGGSTLILSSLSVLASFFMYLIVGFSVGSLRPFGIMASLITPALVAPPICIILLRASLALDLTRKSLLRVREDLEARVEERTEALRNANERLTREIQEKASAEEELWRHRALLEELVIERTTELETKNSQLKSEILERRKSEEKLRESEERYRIAVQASPDGVFIHVHGSIQFANRSFANLVGAKEPEDLYGLTPLSLVHPDSLELVQEKITNFAQGKEQNPLIEQKLLRMDGSTVEVEAHGVPVSFGGTDAIMVVMRDIGERKRAAANLRNLSRAIEASRATVVITDMDGAIEYANPAFTWITGYTLEEALGRNPRVLKSGVHPPEFYETMWNTILAGNVWEGEMCNKRKNGTLYWELASISPVRSSTGEISHFVAVKEDITEKRRLS from the coding sequence GTGGCTCGCCGTCTGATTACACATTTTGGAGTGGGAGGAAGCACCCTCATACTGAGCAGTCTGTCTGTTCTCGCCTCCTTTTTCATGTATTTGATAGTGGGCTTCTCTGTCGGCTCACTCCGACCCTTCGGCATAATGGCCTCCCTCATTACCCCGGCCCTTGTCGCTCCCCCAATCTGCATCATTCTCCTGAGGGCATCCCTCGCTCTCGACCTCACCAGGAAGAGCCTTCTCCGGGTTAGGGAAGATCTGGAGGCCAGGGTTGAAGAGCGTACCGAAGCCCTTCGGAACGCAAACGAACGCCTGACGCGGGAGATTCAGGAAAAAGCCTCGGCGGAAGAAGAGCTGTGGAGACATCGCGCCCTTCTCGAAGAGCTGGTCATCGAGCGAACGACCGAGCTTGAGACCAAAAATTCCCAGCTTAAATCCGAGATCCTCGAGAGGAGGAAATCGGAGGAGAAGCTCAGAGAGAGCGAGGAGCGGTACCGAATCGCGGTTCAGGCGTCTCCCGACGGTGTCTTTATCCACGTGCACGGTTCCATCCAATTCGCGAACAGGTCCTTTGCAAATCTGGTGGGGGCGAAGGAGCCGGAAGACCTGTACGGGCTGACGCCTTTGTCCCTCGTCCATCCTGATTCACTTGAACTCGTGCAGGAGAAGATCACGAATTTTGCACAGGGAAAAGAGCAAAACCCTTTGATCGAGCAGAAACTCCTCCGTATGGATGGTTCCACGGTTGAGGTCGAAGCCCATGGGGTTCCTGTAAGCTTCGGCGGGACGGACGCAATTATGGTCGTTATGAGGGATATAGGAGAGCGGAAACGGGCGGCGGCCAATCTCCGGAACCTGTCCCGGGCTATCGAGGCGAGCCGGGCAACGGTAGTCATTACGGATATGGACGGCGCGATCGAATATGCGAACCCCGCCTTCACCTGGATTACCGGATATACCCTCGAAGAAGCCCTCGGCCGGAACCCGAGGGTCCTCAAGTCCGGTGTTCACCCCCCTGAATTCTATGAAACCATGTGGAACACAATCCTCGCCGGGAACGTGTGGGAAGGGGAGATGTGCAACAAAAGGAAGAACGGCACCCTTTACTGGGAGTTGGCATCCATCTCGCCGGTAAGAAGCAGCACGGGGGAAATCTCTCACTTCGTGGCGGTGAAGGAAGATATCACGGAGAAGAGGAGACTCAGCTAA
- a CDS encoding ATP-binding protein, giving the protein MEETVRQSELKARTILESVFAGIMVIDPETHMIVDVNPVAAKLIGMAKEDIVGHVCHEFTSLARKGECPVTDLGQVTDNAERTLVTKGGKRVPIIKTVVPVILDGRPHLLESFVDITQLKQMEERLRDAKQVADAANLAKSRFLANMSHEIRTPMNAILGFSQLIERETAVTPLQKQRLDIINRSGEHLLALINDILEMSKIEAGRVVLNPGVFDFHALLDDLERMFGLRTDGKGLNFTMQRTDEVPRFIVTDEGKLRQVLVNLLGNAVKFTEEGEIAVRISTEGPGLLSVEVEDTGHGIGEEDRARLFRPFEQTDVGIKTGGGTGLGLAISREFIRLMEGEIGVRSEKGKGALFYFRVPFSEGSEIAQIEAKPGRIEGLKSHVPAPRILVADDNDDNRLLIASLLGHVGFEIRQAVNGIQAVDEVLQWQPHLVLMDLRMPLMDGYEAIRRIRSSPRIDQPRIITLTASSLGSNAQEALIAGSDDFVSKPFRETDLLEKMGRLLEVEYIYGGEKEEEGFAGTEDADRPLAGHIPEEMIGRIKEAAIDGDFEHILELAAEVETLDLGLARKLRGLAEIFDMKSLLKMIEKR; this is encoded by the coding sequence ATGGAAGAAACGGTCCGGCAAAGCGAGCTGAAAGCAAGGACTATACTCGAATCGGTTTTTGCGGGCATTATGGTTATTGATCCGGAAACCCATATGATAGTCGACGTAAACCCGGTGGCAGCTAAACTTATCGGAATGGCGAAAGAGGATATTGTAGGTCATGTATGTCACGAATTCACGAGCCTTGCCCGGAAAGGGGAATGTCCCGTCACAGACCTGGGCCAGGTGACCGATAATGCCGAGCGCACCCTTGTCACGAAAGGGGGAAAGAGGGTGCCCATCATCAAGACGGTCGTGCCTGTCATCCTGGACGGACGTCCTCACCTCCTTGAAAGTTTCGTCGATATCACCCAGCTCAAGCAGATGGAGGAGCGGCTGAGAGACGCCAAGCAGGTTGCTGACGCGGCGAACCTGGCAAAAAGCCGGTTCCTCGCGAATATGTCTCACGAGATCAGAACACCCATGAACGCCATTCTGGGTTTCTCCCAGCTCATCGAACGGGAGACGGCGGTAACGCCCCTCCAGAAGCAGCGCCTCGATATTATCAACCGCAGCGGGGAGCACCTTCTCGCCCTTATTAACGATATTCTGGAAATGAGCAAGATAGAGGCGGGCAGAGTCGTGCTGAACCCCGGTGTTTTTGACTTTCATGCCCTTCTTGACGACCTCGAGCGGATGTTCGGCCTTCGGACGGACGGGAAAGGTCTCAATTTTACCATGCAACGCACAGACGAGGTGCCACGCTTTATTGTCACCGACGAGGGCAAATTGCGGCAGGTACTCGTGAACCTCCTGGGCAATGCAGTCAAATTCACGGAGGAAGGAGAGATCGCCGTGCGCATCAGTACTGAAGGACCTGGGCTGCTCTCCGTAGAAGTGGAAGATACGGGTCACGGCATCGGGGAAGAGGACAGGGCACGCCTCTTCCGGCCTTTCGAACAGACGGACGTGGGGATCAAAACGGGCGGGGGAACGGGGTTGGGTCTTGCGATCAGTCGTGAATTCATCCGGCTCATGGAAGGAGAGATCGGGGTGAGGAGCGAGAAAGGCAAGGGGGCGCTCTTCTATTTTCGGGTGCCTTTCAGTGAAGGGTCGGAGATCGCACAGATTGAAGCAAAACCGGGCAGGATCGAAGGACTCAAGTCCCACGTGCCTGCCCCTCGTATCCTCGTTGCAGACGATAACGATGATAACCGTCTTCTCATCGCGAGCCTTCTGGGGCACGTGGGGTTTGAAATCCGCCAGGCAGTGAACGGCATCCAGGCGGTCGATGAGGTCCTGCAATGGCAACCGCACCTTGTGCTCATGGACCTGCGCATGCCCCTTATGGACGGGTATGAGGCGATTCGCCGTATCCGTTCCAGTCCCCGGATCGATCAGCCACGGATCATCACCCTCACGGCCAGTTCTTTAGGGTCGAATGCACAAGAGGCGCTTATTGCCGGCTCCGACGACTTCGTAAGCAAACCCTTCAGGGAGACCGACCTGCTGGAGAAGATGGGGCGGCTTCTGGAGGTGGAGTATATATACGGGGGCGAGAAAGAGGAAGAAGGCTTTGCCGGCACGGAGGACGCCGACAGGCCGCTCGCGGGCCACATCCCGGAGGAGATGATCGGACGGATAAAGGAAGCGGCCATAGACGGGGATTTCGAGCACATTCTCGAGCTCGCTGCCGAAGTCGAAACCCTGGACCTCGGCCTCGCCCGGAAGCTGAGGGGCCTCGCGGAGATATTCGATATGAAGAGCCTCCTTAAAATGATCGAGAAAAGGTGA
- a CDS encoding GNAT family N-acetyltransferase yields the protein MEPSENIVIRPLKFTDLEAVCRIDYSLLGKKRDVYWENRLEKAEVSGLPSLAAEVDGTVIGFIIGSSSGWEYGVPENVGWIDSMGVAGEWQDKGVSQLLFQKIYEIFKTVGVDKIYVFVDWKKWDILKFFDNMGFRRGDMVNFRLSL from the coding sequence ATGGAACCATCGGAAAATATCGTGATACGACCGCTTAAATTCACTGACCTGGAAGCGGTCTGCCGGATCGACTATTCACTCCTGGGAAAAAAAAGGGATGTGTACTGGGAAAACAGGCTCGAGAAGGCAGAGGTGTCGGGATTACCTTCCCTGGCGGCTGAAGTTGACGGCACGGTAATAGGCTTCATTATCGGCAGCTCGAGCGGATGGGAATACGGCGTGCCGGAGAATGTGGGATGGATCGACAGCATGGGGGTAGCCGGGGAGTGGCAGGACAAGGGGGTATCTCAGCTCCTTTTTCAAAAAATATATGAAATTTTCAAGACAGTCGGCGTGGACAAAATATATGTCTTCGTGGACTGGAAGAAGTGGGATATCCTCAAATTTTTCGATAACATGGGCTTCCGGAGGGGAGACATGGTTAACTTCCGCCTCTCTCTATAG
- a CDS encoding GNAT family N-acetyltransferase — MDLKESVKLRTLNLKDLEALSEIDYDLLGKKRREYWESRLEHSAVSGVPSLAAEKDGRVIGFIMGTASGWEYGIPENVACIDTIGVVKDYQNQGVARLLFHEMTSMFKKTGIETVYVFVNWKDWGLLQFFDKMGFRRGDMINLELDI; from the coding sequence ATGGATCTGAAGGAATCCGTAAAATTACGGACCCTGAACCTGAAGGATCTCGAAGCACTTTCCGAGATCGATTATGATCTGTTGGGAAAAAAGAGGAGAGAATACTGGGAGAGCAGGCTCGAGCACTCGGCAGTCTCCGGGGTGCCGTCCCTTGCGGCCGAGAAGGACGGCCGTGTAATCGGGTTCATCATGGGGACCGCGAGCGGATGGGAATACGGCATTCCGGAAAATGTGGCCTGTATAGATACCATCGGAGTGGTCAAGGACTATCAGAATCAAGGCGTCGCGCGGCTTCTCTTTCACGAGATGACTTCCATGTTCAAAAAGACCGGAATTGAAACGGTCTATGTATTCGTCAACTGGAAGGATTGGGGTCTTCTCCAGTTCTTCGATAAAATGGGGTTCAGGCGGGGAGATATGATAAACCTCGAGCTGGATATTTAG